One window of Dysgonomonas mossii genomic DNA carries:
- a CDS encoding translocation/assembly module TamB domain-containing protein — MFLTVSGIIVGLVTLLFGLLNMPAVQEYAKGIIVDELKAKIGTELGIGKLHFQPFNTVQLDSVYLYDQSQEKILFADKISASVDLISLMQNKIVVTSAWLSDFEVHLSKEADDAPLNIQYIIDAFKPKDDKPKSKIEIKLNGVNITNGQFYYDVKDKPLVVHHFDKNHIAVSDLNAKLAMKSLTSDSLNIQVKKFALREKSGLDISDLTFRVITQGKKVSIRNFELDLPSSSLELSRCEIDLTPTSDTAKIMDYASIDCVVATSYILPKDVSALVPILKDFDDKIIISGQVKGKIDDLTVSGLSLDYGKKMHLIANAEIRDMRDPSKTYVLGSVDELSLTHTELSSIIDNFSSKKGQLPAQLKKLGAISFRGDISGYLDQLVAFGSVETDLGVVKTDVLFGVNNPKPGIETYVKGKVYTTDFSLGTFLDNKDLNKASLSLTVDLEKPKNGKLRGKAEGIIPNFDYKEYSYKNIKLDAGYDGLRIDGKLVVDDPNGKLDIAGLFDLTDKNMPELVFKAKATDIQLDKLHLVKNMPYSYLSFNIDADFVGKDIDNAQGYIRIDSVDFLRENQVFKMDEFLVKSTIDSLGHTLSIKSDILNGHVNGDYSFSTMANSILETLHPYLPALIKVNGKKVEKSVVNNNFTFDFAINNTETLSSVFKLPVTVINQAKIVGRYDNHLDKFKVEVFTPAIKAAGMNIKSGYVLAENENSDNVVNTRIDASIIGKKEVTNEISVKSTLANNKINTNISLLNDGMQKAKGDFSISTLFTKEDRRPLMIDIETLPSELMLNNTIWKMEKSHIKIQDGHYAVNNFSVYTSDKSQEIKINGSYSPSSSSDILKVELKKINLEYVFQTLAIDVLRFGGAATGSLFMSSIENKPYLNTRLDITDFKFNGTELGRLNIFSELDDETNKIMLDGMIVSKENKKTKVDGEIDPIHQGLSINFDADSLDISFLNRYAEAVFQNISGRGTGKVHLFGDFSDVTVEGKAYIKDGNIGINFLNTNYKFSDTIYMKKDLIYFTNITLIDEYNNKSLASGKVAHDYFKDFMYLVDLSADHFLVYNATQKQNPIFYGKVFGSGKGTIGGDERAVDIDISMRTEDKTLVRMNFMENIINEYSFINYKSKQKTDSITTPNIAEVAPPIQASSGMEINMNFYIDATPNATVEILMDPVGGDVISGTGSGAMQFQWSSKSTPRLFGTYTINRGSYNFTFQRLMERRFTIEDGSTVQFKGDPFEAILDVTAIYKLTASLRDLDQTLIETTGQTTIPVNCVLDLTGPLRQPTVGLDIQFPAADPEVARQVKSLINTPDMINWQVAYLLLLSKFDSPKGSNTPYETSDFAAVASATLSNQLTKIVSQIDSRWELGTNIRYSDKDFTSTEVELILSSRLMNDRLLINGNFGYRNDVNINNGKEAMISDVDIEYLLNNAGTWRVKAYNHYNEKFYYTGKTSQSQGVGLIYKKDFDNLRDLFGFPTLKTKSVRDTVTPILPDSTKRGSSLSRFIRMKK, encoded by the coding sequence ATATTTCTCACTGTATCAGGTATAATAGTTGGACTCGTAACCCTGCTATTTGGACTGTTGAATATGCCTGCTGTGCAGGAATATGCTAAGGGCATTATTGTAGATGAATTAAAAGCAAAAATCGGAACTGAACTAGGTATCGGTAAATTGCATTTTCAGCCATTTAATACTGTTCAGCTAGACAGTGTTTACTTGTATGATCAGTCCCAGGAGAAAATACTGTTTGCCGATAAGATATCAGCCAGTGTCGATCTCATCTCTTTGATGCAAAATAAAATAGTGGTAACCTCTGCATGGCTTTCCGACTTCGAGGTTCACCTATCTAAAGAGGCTGATGATGCGCCTCTGAATATACAGTATATTATCGATGCTTTTAAACCAAAGGATGATAAGCCCAAATCGAAAATAGAAATCAAGCTGAATGGTGTAAATATTACGAATGGTCAATTCTATTACGATGTAAAAGATAAGCCTTTAGTTGTTCATCACTTTGACAAAAACCACATAGCCGTATCCGACTTGAATGCAAAGTTGGCGATGAAATCTCTGACTTCGGATTCGTTGAACATTCAAGTCAAAAAGTTTGCTCTTAGGGAGAAAAGCGGACTGGATATATCTGATCTTACTTTCCGTGTAATCACTCAAGGAAAGAAAGTTTCTATAAGAAATTTTGAGCTCGACCTGCCTTCATCCTCGTTAGAGCTAAGTCGTTGTGAAATAGATCTGACTCCGACCAGTGATACCGCTAAGATAATGGACTACGCCAGTATCGATTGCGTTGTTGCTACTTCTTATATATTACCGAAGGATGTTTCTGCATTAGTACCTATCTTGAAAGACTTTGATGATAAGATCATTATCAGCGGGCAAGTCAAGGGTAAGATTGATGATCTTACTGTATCGGGTTTATCTTTAGATTACGGGAAAAAGATGCATTTGATTGCGAATGCAGAAATTAGAGATATGAGAGACCCATCGAAGACATATGTACTAGGTAGTGTCGATGAATTATCGTTAACCCATACTGAATTGTCGAGTATTATTGACAACTTCTCATCAAAAAAGGGGCAACTGCCTGCTCAATTAAAAAAACTTGGCGCAATATCTTTTAGAGGGGATATTTCGGGTTATCTGGATCAACTTGTCGCTTTTGGTAGTGTAGAAACTGATTTGGGAGTGGTTAAAACAGATGTGCTTTTCGGAGTTAATAATCCGAAGCCGGGTATCGAAACATACGTAAAAGGTAAAGTATATACTACCGATTTCAGTTTGGGAACATTCTTGGATAATAAAGATCTCAATAAGGCTTCTTTAAGCTTGACAGTGGATCTTGAAAAACCAAAAAATGGTAAGCTGAGAGGTAAAGCCGAAGGGATTATTCCAAACTTCGATTATAAAGAATATTCATATAAAAATATAAAGCTTGATGCCGGATATGATGGCTTGCGCATTGATGGTAAGTTAGTGGTTGACGACCCGAACGGAAAGCTTGATATAGCGGGTTTGTTTGATCTTACAGATAAGAATATGCCCGAACTTGTTTTCAAGGCAAAGGCGACAGACATCCAATTAGATAAATTGCATTTGGTAAAGAATATGCCTTATTCTTATTTATCGTTTAATATAGATGCCGACTTTGTGGGTAAGGATATAGATAATGCGCAAGGGTATATACGTATCGATTCGGTAGACTTTCTTCGAGAAAATCAAGTTTTCAAGATGGACGAGTTTCTTGTTAAGTCTACAATAGATTCTTTGGGGCATACACTAAGCATAAAGTCTGATATTCTTAACGGACATGTTAATGGTGACTACTCTTTCTCTACGATGGCAAATAGTATTTTAGAAACCCTGCATCCATATTTGCCTGCATTGATAAAAGTAAATGGAAAGAAGGTAGAGAAAAGCGTAGTTAATAATAATTTCACATTCGATTTTGCTATCAATAATACAGAAACACTCAGTTCTGTATTCAAACTGCCTGTTACGGTCATAAATCAGGCTAAAATCGTAGGGCGGTACGATAATCATTTGGATAAATTTAAAGTGGAAGTTTTCACTCCGGCGATCAAAGCTGCCGGAATGAACATAAAATCAGGCTATGTCCTTGCCGAAAATGAGAATTCAGATAATGTTGTCAACACTCGCATAGATGCCTCTATAATTGGGAAAAAAGAAGTGACAAATGAAATTTCTGTAAAATCTACATTAGCCAACAACAAGATAAATACCAATATTTCTCTTCTTAATGATGGAATGCAGAAGGCTAAAGGTGATTTTTCTATTTCCACGTTATTTACTAAAGAAGACAGAAGGCCTTTGATGATTGATATTGAAACACTACCAAGCGAGCTAATGCTGAACAACACGATTTGGAAGATGGAAAAATCTCATATTAAAATACAGGATGGGCATTATGCTGTTAATAATTTTTCGGTATATACAAGTGACAAAAGTCAAGAGATAAAGATAAACGGCAGTTACTCGCCAAGCAGTTCTTCGGATATATTGAAGGTAGAGTTGAAGAAGATCAATTTAGAATATGTATTCCAGACATTAGCAATCGATGTATTGAGGTTTGGGGGAGCGGCTACAGGTAGTTTGTTTATGTCCAGCATCGAGAACAAGCCATATCTGAATACCCGTTTAGATATCACTGATTTTAAGTTTAATGGAACAGAGCTTGGGCGGTTAAATATATTCAGTGAGCTGGATGACGAAACCAACAAAATAATGTTGGATGGGATGATTGTCAGCAAAGAGAATAAGAAAACAAAGGTAGACGGAGAAATAGATCCGATACATCAGGGACTTTCTATAAATTTTGATGCGGATAGCCTGGATATCAGTTTCCTGAATAGGTATGCAGAGGCTGTTTTTCAGAATATAAGCGGTAGAGGTACAGGTAAAGTACATTTGTTCGGAGACTTTTCAGATGTTACCGTTGAGGGCAAGGCTTACATTAAGGACGGGAATATAGGGATTAACTTTCTGAATACAAATTATAAGTTTTCGGATACGATCTACATGAAAAAAGATCTTATCTACTTTACCAACATCACTCTCATCGATGAATACAATAATAAGTCATTAGCCAGCGGGAAGGTGGCTCACGACTACTTTAAGGATTTCATGTATTTAGTCGACCTCTCAGCCGATCATTTCCTTGTATATAATGCCACCCAAAAACAAAATCCAATCTTTTATGGAAAGGTATTCGGTAGCGGGAAAGGAACTATTGGTGGTGACGAACGAGCCGTAGATATAGATATTAGCATGAGAACTGAGGACAAGACTCTCGTCCGTATGAATTTTATGGAGAATATCATAAATGAATATTCCTTTATCAATTATAAGTCGAAGCAGAAGACCGACTCTATAACCACTCCAAATATAGCGGAGGTCGCTCCGCCGATACAAGCCAGCTCCGGCATGGAAATAAATATGAATTTTTATATTGATGCCACTCCTAACGCTACAGTAGAGATTCTTATGGACCCTGTGGGCGGTGATGTAATTAGCGGAACGGGTAGTGGTGCGATGCAATTTCAATGGAGCTCTAAATCTACACCTCGCCTGTTTGGAACATATACTATAAATAGAGGAAGTTACAATTTTACTTTCCAACGATTGATGGAAAGGCGGTTTACAATAGAGGATGGAAGTACAGTACAATTTAAGGGTGATCCGTTCGAAGCTATTTTGGATGTAACGGCTATCTATAAACTGACAGCTAGTTTAAGAGATCTCGATCAAACTTTAATAGAAACAACCGGGCAGACTACTATTCCGGTAAACTGTGTTCTGGATCTCACTGGGCCGTTGAGACAACCTACCGTGGGGCTTGATATACAATTCCCTGCAGCCGATCCGGAAGTGGCACGGCAGGTGAAGAGTCTTATAAATACTCCTGATATGATCAACTGGCAAGTTGCATATTTGCTGCTCTTGTCTAAGTTTGATAGCCCTAAAGGATCAAATACCCCATATGAAACTTCAGACTTTGCGGCTGTGGCTTCGGCTACACTGTCGAATCAGTTGACCAAAATTGTTAGCCAGATAGATAGTCGATGGGAGCTCGGAACCAATATCCGTTATAGTGATAAAGATTTCACAAGTACAGAAGTAGAACTCATATTGTCTAGTCGTTTGATGAATGATCGACTGTTGATAAATGGTAACTTTGGATATCGCAATGATGTAAATATCAATAATGGCAAAGAAGCCATGATTAGTGATGTTGATATCGAATATTTGCTCAATAATGCCGGAACATGGCGCGTAAAGGCATACAACCACTATAACGAGAAATTTTATTATACCGGAAAAACATCGCAGTCTCAAGGGGTAGGTCTTATATATAAGAAAGACTTTGATAACCTCAGAGACCTGTTTGGATTCCCTACATTAAAGACGAAGTCTGTTCGAGATACGGTTACTCCTATATTACCTGACTCCACAAAAAGAGGTAGTTCGTTGAGCCGATTTATCAGAATGAAAAAATAA
- a CDS encoding class I SAM-dependent methyltransferase: protein MLNPELIDFIKEHECDDIHELALSAKRYPDIDIQLAVQQISGRKIAKEKVPSWYHIDSILYPKHISMEQCSSEQTARYKAGLVEGNSMIDLTGGFGVDFSFIAAKFKEAIYIELQEELAEVAKYNLDVLGLNNVRVESTDGIAYLEKLSPVDLIYIDPARRSSEGRKIFRIEDCTPNIIEIEDLLEVKGERIMIKLSPMLDISLALKSLRNVSDIHIVSVANECKELLFIKDRNKKDQHIHCVNIQKDKTDVLSFHKENEDSAHVNYASSVGQYLYEPNASILKAGMYKSVADIYKLEKLHPSSHLYTSTDLISEFQGRKFVVETVCSFNKKDIKQHLSAIKQANITTRNFPVSVQEIRKKTRISEGGDIYIFATTLSDEKKVLIICRKV, encoded by the coding sequence ATGCTAAATCCTGAACTAATAGATTTTATAAAAGAGCATGAGTGTGATGATATTCATGAGCTTGCTTTATCTGCAAAGCGATATCCAGATATAGATATCCAATTGGCAGTACAGCAAATTTCAGGACGAAAGATTGCAAAAGAGAAAGTTCCTTCGTGGTATCATATCGATTCCATTCTATATCCGAAGCATATCTCAATGGAACAATGCTCTTCGGAGCAGACTGCCCGATACAAGGCGGGTTTGGTGGAAGGAAATTCTATGATAGACCTTACAGGAGGTTTTGGTGTCGATTTCTCTTTCATAGCTGCAAAGTTTAAAGAGGCTATTTATATAGAGCTGCAGGAAGAATTGGCTGAAGTTGCGAAATATAACTTAGATGTTTTAGGACTCAATAATGTTCGAGTAGAGAGCACCGATGGAATAGCATATCTTGAAAAATTATCACCTGTTGATCTCATATATATCGATCCGGCAAGGCGTAGTAGCGAAGGGAGAAAAATATTCCGTATAGAAGATTGCACCCCTAATATAATTGAAATAGAAGATTTGTTGGAAGTAAAAGGCGAGAGGATAATGATAAAATTATCACCCATGCTTGATATTTCATTAGCACTAAAATCTTTGAGAAACGTATCTGATATTCATATTGTAAGCGTAGCGAACGAGTGTAAGGAGTTACTTTTTATAAAAGACAGGAATAAGAAAGATCAGCATATTCATTGTGTGAATATACAAAAGGATAAGACTGATGTATTGTCATTTCATAAAGAGAACGAAGATTCAGCCCATGTTAATTATGCTTCATCTGTTGGACAATACCTATACGAGCCAAATGCTTCGATATTGAAAGCCGGAATGTACAAATCTGTAGCTGATATTTACAAATTAGAGAAGTTGCACCCAAGCAGCCATTTATATACGTCTACAGATCTGATCTCTGAATTTCAGGGGCGCAAGTTTGTTGTTGAAACTGTATGCTCTTTCAATAAGAAAGATATAAAACAGCACTTATCTGCTATAAAACAAGCGAATATAACTACACGCAATTTTCCTGTTTCTGTTCAAGAGATCAGAAAAAAGACAAGAATAAGTGAAGGTGGAGATATTTATATATTCGCCACCACACTATCTGATGAAAAAAAAGTCCTTATTATTTGCCGTAAGGTTTGA
- a CDS encoding acetyl-CoA hydrolase/transferase family protein, whose product MALKFMTADEAAALIKHNDNVGFSGFTAAGCPKVVPVALAKRAEAEHAKGNPFKIGMFTGASTGDSIDGSLARAHAVKFRTPYQSSKDMRNAINSGEVKYFDMHLSQLAQEIRYGFFGQVDFAIIEACDITEDGEIVPTCGVGITPTVARLAKTVIVELNRWHPKEMRGMHDIAELPNPPHRREIGVYSVKDRMGTDCVKVDPSKIIVVETNTPNEGGGFSPVDEITAKIGENVANFFVKEMAEGRMPKTFLPVQSGVGNIANAVLAAMGQSKEIPDFEVYTEVIQDAVISLMESGRVKFASGCSLTVSNPVIEKIYKNLEFFKERLVLRPSEFSNNPGIVRRLGIIAINTALEADIYGNINSTHVTGSKMMNGIGGSGDFTRSAYVSVFVTPSVAKDGKISAFVPMVSHQDHSEHSVKIIISEYGIADLRGKCPKERAEAIIENCVHPEYRPLLREYLARSEQGQTPVDLYDGFAFHEAFIETGDMRNVKWTKEKKA is encoded by the coding sequence ATGGCTTTAAAATTTATGACTGCTGATGAGGCAGCCGCACTTATCAAACACAATGACAATGTAGGATTTAGCGGATTTACTGCCGCAGGATGTCCTAAGGTAGTACCAGTAGCGTTAGCTAAAAGAGCTGAAGCAGAACATGCAAAAGGGAATCCATTCAAGATAGGAATGTTTACCGGAGCATCTACAGGCGATTCTATCGACGGGTCACTGGCTCGTGCTCATGCAGTTAAATTCCGTACACCGTACCAGTCTAGTAAAGATATGCGAAATGCTATCAACAGCGGGGAGGTTAAATATTTTGATATGCACCTTTCTCAGCTTGCTCAGGAAATACGTTATGGCTTTTTTGGACAAGTGGATTTTGCTATTATCGAAGCGTGTGACATTACCGAAGACGGTGAAATAGTACCAACATGCGGTGTAGGAATCACTCCTACTGTAGCTCGCCTTGCTAAAACTGTAATTGTAGAGCTTAACAGATGGCATCCGAAAGAAATGCGTGGTATGCACGATATTGCAGAGTTACCAAACCCTCCACACCGTAGAGAGATCGGGGTATATTCTGTAAAAGACCGTATGGGTACCGACTGCGTAAAAGTAGATCCTAGCAAAATAATCGTTGTAGAAACAAATACTCCGAACGAAGGTGGTGGCTTTAGCCCTGTAGACGAAATAACAGCAAAAATCGGAGAAAACGTTGCTAACTTTTTTGTTAAAGAAATGGCTGAAGGCCGTATGCCTAAAACATTCCTTCCTGTTCAGTCGGGTGTAGGTAATATTGCAAATGCAGTATTGGCTGCAATGGGTCAAAGCAAAGAAATACCTGATTTTGAAGTTTACACAGAGGTTATTCAAGATGCAGTAATCAGCTTGATGGAAAGCGGACGTGTAAAATTTGCAAGTGGATGTTCGTTAACAGTAAGTAACCCTGTTATCGAAAAGATATACAAGAATCTGGAATTCTTCAAAGAAAGACTTGTGCTTCGTCCTTCTGAGTTTTCTAACAATCCGGGTATCGTGCGTCGCTTAGGTATTATCGCTATCAATACAGCTCTGGAAGCTGATATATATGGTAATATCAACTCTACTCACGTTACAGGCTCTAAAATGATGAATGGTATCGGTGGTTCGGGAGACTTTACCCGTAGTGCTTATGTATCTGTATTTGTAACTCCATCAGTAGCTAAAGATGGAAAAATCAGTGCATTTGTTCCTATGGTATCGCATCAGGATCATAGTGAGCACTCTGTAAAAATCATTATCAGTGAATATGGTATTGCAGACCTTCGCGGTAAATGCCCTAAAGAAAGAGCAGAAGCGATTATCGAAAACTGTGTTCATCCGGAATACCGTCCATTGCTAAGAGAATATCTTGCTCGCAGCGAACAAGGACAAACTCCTGTTGACTTATATGACGGTTTTGCTTTCCACGAAGCTTTCATCGAAACCGGCGATATGCGCAACGTGAAATGGACTAAAGAAAAGAAAGCTTGA
- a CDS encoding endonuclease/exonuclease/phosphatase family protein, translated as MKKTLLGVILLCLCSFIFAQTLNVATYNIRNDNQGDANKGNGWATRCPVIANLVAYNDFDIWGSQEVKHNQLIDLLDALPQYSYVGVGRDDGKTEGEYAPIFFKKDKYKVLKSGHFWMAEKTDEPNKGWDAALPRICTWVQLKETKGKLKFWFFNLHMDHVGVIAREESAKLVLTKIKEMCGNDPVILTGDFNVDQTHKSYTLLSTSGILTDSYDRAAVRYALNGTFNAFKPDLLTSSRIDHIFVSPSMSVERYGVLTDTYRTPRDGENNIKTGDFPKEYSFDGCDIRLPSDHFPVSVKLIYKKK; from the coding sequence ATGAAAAAAACACTTTTAGGGGTTATACTCCTTTGCTTATGCTCTTTTATTTTTGCCCAAACTCTTAATGTAGCCACGTATAATATCCGAAATGACAATCAAGGTGATGCCAACAAAGGCAACGGATGGGCAACCCGATGTCCTGTTATTGCTAACCTTGTAGCCTATAACGATTTCGACATCTGGGGTTCACAAGAAGTAAAACACAATCAGCTGATAGACTTGCTCGACGCATTGCCGCAATACAGCTATGTAGGTGTAGGTAGAGACGACGGGAAAACCGAAGGTGAGTATGCTCCCATCTTTTTCAAAAAAGATAAATACAAAGTATTAAAATCAGGACATTTCTGGATGGCAGAGAAAACGGATGAGCCAAACAAAGGCTGGGATGCTGCACTCCCACGTATTTGCACATGGGTACAACTGAAAGAAACAAAAGGCAAGCTTAAGTTCTGGTTCTTCAACCTACATATGGATCATGTAGGAGTAATAGCCCGTGAAGAAAGTGCTAAGCTGGTACTGACTAAGATAAAAGAAATGTGCGGCAATGATCCTGTAATTTTAACCGGCGACTTCAATGTAGATCAAACACACAAAAGCTATACATTGCTAAGCACATCGGGAATCCTTACCGACTCATACGACCGTGCAGCAGTGAGATATGCACTGAACGGAACATTCAATGCTTTCAAGCCCGACTTGCTAACAAGTAGCCGTATCGATCATATCTTTGTAAGCCCTAGCATGTCTGTAGAACGCTATGGTGTATTAACCGATACATATCGTACCCCAAGAGATGGTGAAAACAACATCAAAACGGGTGATTTCCCAAAGGAATATTCCTTCGATGGATGCGATATACGTTTGCCTTCAGATCATTTTCCGGTGTCTGTAAAACTCATATACAAGAAAAAGTAG
- the lipA gene encoding lipoyl synthase — MEHVKKPDWLKIKLGGNNNFSQTKHIVESHNLHTICSSGRCPNMGECWGRGTATFMIGGDICTRSCKFCNTKTGKPLALNPKEPQNVAESIRLMNLKHAVITSVDRDDLPDQGAMHWVETITKVKEVNPNTTLEVLIPDFRGNTELIDMVCKAAPNVISHNMETVRSLTPQVRSAAKYDVSLSVLKRIAENGLKAKSGMMVGLGETREEIYQLMDDLLEANCSVLTIGQYLQPSKKHLPVVEYIHPDEFKRLKSIALEKGFSYVESGPLVRSSYHAENCL; from the coding sequence ATGGAACACGTAAAAAAACCAGATTGGTTAAAAATAAAACTTGGGGGAAATAATAATTTTTCACAAACCAAACATATAGTAGAATCACATAACCTACATACAATTTGCTCGAGCGGAAGATGTCCTAATATGGGAGAATGTTGGGGACGAGGAACGGCCACGTTCATGATCGGGGGCGATATATGTACTCGGTCATGTAAGTTTTGTAACACAAAAACCGGAAAGCCTCTGGCATTGAATCCAAAAGAGCCTCAAAATGTAGCAGAATCCATCCGATTGATGAATCTGAAACATGCCGTTATCACATCCGTAGACAGAGACGATCTGCCTGATCAGGGTGCTATGCACTGGGTAGAAACAATCACGAAGGTGAAGGAAGTAAATCCGAATACAACCCTGGAGGTTCTTATACCCGATTTCCGAGGTAATACCGAGTTGATTGATATGGTTTGCAAAGCCGCACCAAATGTTATCTCTCATAACATGGAAACAGTACGAAGCCTGACACCACAAGTGAGAAGTGCAGCTAAATACGATGTAAGCCTGTCTGTTTTGAAACGGATTGCAGAAAACGGATTAAAAGCAAAATCGGGTATGATGGTCGGACTTGGAGAAACAAGGGAAGAAATCTATCAGCTGATGGACGATCTTTTGGAGGCAAACTGCTCTGTACTTACTATCGGACAATATCTTCAACCAAGCAAAAAACATTTGCCTGTAGTAGAGTATATTCACCCGGATGAGTTTAAGAGATTGAAGAGTATTGCTTTGGAGAAAGGTTTTTCTTATGTAGAAAGTGGTCCACTCGTGCGATCTTCTTATCATGCCGAAAATTGTCTGTAA
- a CDS encoding acetyl-CoA carboxylase biotin carboxyl carrier protein subunit, translating to MKNKQHKPIIALDKNSNKAFDFLIDENGKYTHNSKELDFKIETTPDGFTVMTVNGLTYPVEVIAQHQNEYELLVNGVSYVFSIESPFSLERKKLLANLLSESTTIRLKAPMPGKILDVLVKAGDTVKVGDTLLILEAMKMQNAILASTKGIIKKVLVKKGDTTSKSDLLIELEKEV from the coding sequence ATGAAAAATAAACAACATAAACCAATCATAGCTTTAGATAAGAATTCGAACAAAGCATTTGATTTCCTTATCGATGAAAATGGGAAATATACGCACAACTCTAAAGAGCTGGACTTCAAAATAGAAACTACGCCTGATGGCTTTACTGTAATGACAGTGAATGGGCTTACCTATCCTGTGGAAGTAATAGCTCAACACCAGAACGAATACGAATTGCTGGTGAATGGTGTTAGTTATGTATTTTCGATTGAATCTCCTTTTTCGTTGGAGCGTAAAAAACTATTGGCCAACTTACTAAGCGAATCTACTACGATACGACTAAAAGCACCTATGCCGGGTAAGATACTCGATGTATTGGTGAAGGCTGGCGATACGGTAAAGGTTGGCGACACTCTTTTGATACTGGAGGCCATGAAGATGCAAAATGCAATCTTGGCAAGCACCAAAGGTATCATAAAAAAGGTATTGGTAAAAAAAGGCGATACGACAAGCAAAAGTGACTTGTTGATAGAATTGGAGAAAGAAGTATAA